In a single window of the Gossypium hirsutum isolate 1008001.06 chromosome D02, Gossypium_hirsutum_v2.1, whole genome shotgun sequence genome:
- the LOC107934434 gene encoding cannabidiolic acid synthase-like 2, which produces MKFLHRSLSLLFIVVCSLSWVTASANSHDDFLECLYSYHPNESSSITQVIYTETNSSYLALLNSSIRNQRFSTPNTPKPLVIVTPLNISHVQATIYCSKKHGLEIRTRSGGHDFEGLSFVSPVPFAVIDLVNLRSVDVDVENEEAWVQSGATVGEVYYRINERSTNLSFPAAVFRTVGIGGSISGGGDGSLFRKYGLSADNVIDAQLVDANGRVLDRRSMGEDLFWAIRGGGGGSFGIVISWKIKLVHVPSTVTIFSVGRTLEQNATQLLHRWQYVAPNLPNDVYPVVTISTTNASENGTKTVLATFVSLFQGGANEFIPLMQERFPELGLVKEDFIEMTWVESLLFMNGLSNETSEILLDRSNRYTILPPFVKSKSDYVREPMPEIALQGLLLHLLEVDEGGTAVQNFYAYGGIMDEISETETPFPHRNGTLYKISYVIAWQEEENNNSQRYISWMSKLYSYMGPFVSKSPREAYVNYRDLDIGSNNYYGKTSYKQASNWGRKYFKNNFDRLVYVKTKTDPKNFFKHEQSIPPRLHYST; this is translated from the coding sequence ATGAAGTTCCTTCACCGTTCTCTGTCATTGCTTTTCATTGTTGTTTGCTCATTGTCATGGGTGACTGCTTCAGCTAATAGCCACGATGATTTTCTTGAATGCCTTTATTCATATCATCCCAATGAATCCTCTTCCATTACTCAAGTTATCTACACTGAAACGAACTCTTCATATTTAGCACTTTTGAATTCTTCCATTAGGAATCAGAGGTTCTCTACGCCTAATACCCCCAAACCATTGGTTATTGTAACACCATTGAACATTTCCCACGTTCAAGCAACGATTTATTGCTCCAAAAAGCATGGCCTAGAAATTAGAACTCGAAGTGGTGGTCATGACTTCGAAGGTCTTTCCTTTGTCTCCCCTGTCCCATTTGCTGTTATCGATTTGGTTAATTTGCGATCAGTCGATGTTGATGTCGAAAACGAAGAGGCGTGGGTTCAATCAGGTGCAACCGTGGGTGAAGTATACTACAGAATCAATGAACGAAGCACGAACCTTTCCTTCCCAGCAGCTGTTTTCCGCACCGTAGGAATTGGTGGGTCCATTAGCGGTGGAGGCGATGGTTCATTGTTCCGAAAATATGGTCTCTCGGCGGATAACGTGATCGATGCGCAGTTGGTCGATGCTAATGGAAGAGTTCTTGATAGAAGATCGATGGGTGAAGATCTGTTTTGGGCCATTCGAGGTGGCGGAGGGGGAAGCTTTGGGATCGTTATTTCATGGAAAATAAAGCTGGTTCATGTTCCTTCAACTGTGACTATTTTCTCAGTGGGCAGGACCTTGGAACAAAATGCAACACAGCTTCTTCATCGTTGGCAATACGTTGCACCCAATCTTCCGAATGATGTATACCCAGTCGTTACGATATCAACGACGAACGCCAGTGAAAATGGGACAAAGACGGTCCTTGCCACCTTTGTTTCATTGTTCCAAGGTGGTGCCAATGAGTTTATTCCATTGATGCAAGAACGATTCCCGGAGCTTGGACTCGTTAAGGAGGATTTTATTGAGATGACTTGGGTCGAATCTCTATTGTTTATGAACGGACTTTCAAATGAAACATCGGAGATTTTGCTCGATAGGAGCAACAGGTATACCATTCTTCCTCCTTTTGTCAAATCAAAATCAGATTACGTGAGGGAACCAATGCCTGAAATAGCATTACAAGGGCTATTGCTCCACCTTCTAGAGGTCGACGAAGGAGGCACAGCAGTTCAAAACTTTTATGCTTACGGTGGAATAATGGACGAAATCTCAGAGACAGAAACTCCATTTCCACATCGAAACGGCACCTTATACAAGATAAGCTACGTTATCGCTTGGCAAGAAGAGGAAAACAATAATTCTCAAAGGTATATAAGCTGGATGAGCAAACTTTATAGCTACATGGGTCCTTTTGTTTCGAAATCTCCACGAGAAGCGTATGTTAATTACAGAGATCTCGATATCGGAAGCAATAATTACTATGGCAAGACAAGTTATAAGCAAGCAAGCAATTGGGGACGTAAATATTTCAAGAATAATTTTGATAGGCTTGTTTATGTCAAGACGAAGACTGATCCAAAGAATTTCTTTAAGCATGAACAAAGCATTCCTCCTCGTCTTCATTATAGTACTTAA